The Chthoniobacterales bacterium nucleotide sequence AACGGAAATGCCGGCATGATCGCGCTTCCCAAACTCTCCTGGCCGAGCGAACCGTACCGCGGGATCGAGCAATTCCGTTTTGTCGACCGCCCGATTTTCTTCGAGCGGCGGGAAGAAATCCGCCGCCTTATTCGCCTGGTCTCGATCTATCGCGGCACGTTGCTTTACGGCGAATCAGGCACGGGAAAATCTTCCATCATCAACGCGGGGCTCATTCCCGCCATGCTCGAGGAAGGCTTTCTCTCCGAACGATTCCGCGTCCAACCGGTGCCGGGCGCCGAGCTCGTCGTCGAACGAATCTCGCTCACGGATGAAGGGACCGCGCCATTCCTGCCCTCGCGTTTCGCAGCCGACGACGAACCGCGGCAGCGGCTCGTCTTTTCGACCGCGGACGTCAACGCGAAACTCGGCCTCGAACACGAAGGCGGCGCGCCGCTCCTCATCTTCGATCAGTTTGAGGAGTTCGTGACCCTGTTTGAGGAAGCGCCCGAGAACCGGGAGAAACTGGCCGAGGCGGCGCAGGCGCAGAACACGCTCCTCGAATTTTTCCGCGATCTTCTCCGCGACGAAACGCTGCCGGTAAAATTGCTCTTCGTTTTTCGCGAGGATTATCTGGCCAAACTTTCCCGGCTTTTCGCGCTGGTCCCGAACCTGCGCGACCAGCACATCCGTCTCACCGCTCCGGATTCGACCGTGTTGAAGAAATTGATCCGCGGGCCATTCACCTCTGAGGTTCCGCCGGAACATTTCGGCCGCATCATTACCGACGAGCTGGCGGACAAGCTCTGTGCCGCGCTCGCCGAACGGAGCGAGAGCGGTTCCATCAACCTCACCGAGGTCCAGATCGCGTGCCTTTCGCTCTGGCGCGATCCCAAAGGGGAATCGCTTTTCGACACGACGCCGAACCGCGCCGAAGTCGTGCAGAAACTTCTTGAAGGTCATCTCACCGGCTCGCTCGATCGCCTCAGCACAGGCCTGCGCGAACCGGCTGTGGCCCTGCTTCGGCATCTTGTGACCAGCGCCGGCACGCGCAATATCATTCTCGAATCCGACCTGCTCGAAAGGCTGCACACATGCGAAAAAATCCCGGCGGCGACGGGCAAGCGCGCGCTCGAAGAGTTGTCCGGCCAATCCCGCCTCGTCCGCCGCCAGCGCCGGAACGAAGCCTATTTCTACGATATTACGAGTGAGTTCCTCGTTCCCTGGATCCAGCGCCAGCGGGTTTTGAGCGACGCCCGAATCGCCCTGCGCAGATGGCGCCGTCGCGCGGTCGCGGTGGCGGCGGTCATCCTTACCCTGATCCTCATCGGCGCAGGAATTTCGTTCTACCTCGTGCGTGAAAAAAGGAAGGACGACGCGCGGCTGGCCAAGGTGAAGGAGAAGGCGTTCGAAGAAAAAGAGGAAGCCCTGAAGGAGTTAGTCGTCTACGAACAAAAGAATAAGCTCGGCGGAATCGACACCACCCGGAGCGCGACCGATTCCATCGAAACCAAGGAAAGAATAACTGCCAACGAAGCAGTTACGCCTGGGCCTGCTCCGGAAGGGCCGTCCCAGCCCGCTTCCACGCCGCCGCCGTTCGCGGCCGAGGCGGGTGCCGTGGAATATGTAACTGACAAACTTTTCGTCGGCCATAAAGGCGCCGTCTGGGGGGTTCATTACAGTTCCGCCGCATTTGGGTCTGCTTATCCGCGGAAATTGAGTGTCGAAAACCTCTTCCTTATCACCGCAGGTCACGACCAGACAGCGCGGATCTGGGATCTCAAAGCCGATGAGGATGGCGTGCTGCGAGGCCATAGTGGCGAAGTCAATGTTGCCTTGTTCAATCCGAAACCGCGCGGGGATACGAGCGCCTGGCAGGCCGCCACCGGGAGCGACGATGGCACGGCGGCGCTCTGGCGAATCAGCGAACCCAATAAACCATTTTTCCTCAAGGGCCACAGCGAAGCGGTCACTGGCCTGGCCTGGAGCGGCGACGGCAACTGGCTCGCCACCACCAGCAAGGACAATCAAATCCGAATCTGGAACGTAGCCGCACCGGAGACGCCGCCGGTCGTCCTGGCAAAACATACCGGCGACGTCTGGGCGCCGAACCTGGTCGAGTTCCGCGGAAAGAGCTGGCTCGTCACGCCGAGCAGCGATGGAACGGCGCGGCTTTGGAATTTCCCCAAGGGCGACTCTGTCCTTTTTTCCTCTCACCCGGCCAAGGACAGCGAGGTGCTCCGCCACGGCGCGTCAGTCCGGCGAGCCGTGATGGATTCGCAAGCCCGCTGGATCCTCACCGCCGGCGCGGACGGCCGCGCGATCTTATGGGATCGGCCGACCGGCGCGACGCTCGCCATCATTTCGCACGAGAAGGCGGTGCGCGATGTCATCTTTAAACCGGGCGACACCTTCTTCCTCACCACGAGTTCCGACAACACCGCTCAAGTGTGGGACGCCCGGGAAAAGCAGGGCATCGTCACCTTAAAGGGCCACACCGGTCCGCTCTACTCCGCCTGCTTCACACCTTATGGTCCAGGCGTCGTAACCGTGAGCTGGGACCACACCGCGCGGCTCTGGAACTACGAAACCAAAAAGTGCGTCGCCATCCTCCGCGGCCACCTCGATGCCCTTTGGTCCGTCGAATTTTCGCCCAACGGAACCAATTTCACGACCACGAGCAGCGACGGCACCGCGCGCCTGTGGGATTTGAAACGGATCCCCGGCGGCGATGCTTTTCTCCCGCACGCCGAGGCGCCGAAGTAAAAACCGACGCAAAGGGGGAGGCGGGGGTTGCCGCGGCTAAGTGGTGTTTGTTGCTGGAGTGCTCCGATCGCGGTATTTGGCGATGATCTCACTGAATTTCACGCCAAGATCAGTGGCAAAAGGAACCGGCCCTTCAGCCCCGCGTGTCGCGCCTGAGTCGCGGGCCAATGCCGTGGACGTCAAGGCTCGCAATTCCATCGGGAGATAAAGAGGGTTCTTTGCCTCCGTAAGCATAAATCCAACAAAATCAGAAAGGTCGTTTCCAAACGCATCGGAAATCGAGTCGCCTAAGAACTGTCAGATCGATCATTTGCTCGACGTACGCCATGAATACGCATGCGATGTATTCGCTCTTCTCGAGGTCATCCATGCGATCAATCGTCAGAGTAAGCACTTCACTGAGTTTCGAACGCTTGGCAGAATCACCAGCTATCTCCACCAGAAACGCCTGAGTGTTGGGTTTGCTGATTCGACTGAGCGCGGAGACAAAGCGAGCCACCTTCGCCGCAAAGATGCGGTCGGGAATGGATTTCGCAAATTTCGCTAGGTTAATCAGCGAGCCCACAATCGGAATATCCTTAAGCAATCCGTCATCCAGCACTGCATCGATGGCGACTTCAGCAAGGTCAGATGCGAGTTCTCTTTCGGGACGCTCGGCCATGTCTGATAAAATGCTTAGCGAAAACCGGGCGTCGCGTACGTTGCTACGGTTTGTTCGGTAGTTTGGTATAAATCTTCAAAGCTCTGAGTCCCGACAAGGATTCATTGAGCTTCTTTAGGGTTTTGGCTGCGCTATCCGATCTCTTTACATATTCCTCCGTATTGGACTTAACTTGAGCGAGCGCGTCTCGAAGCTCAATTAATTCGTCGATGAGAACTTCCGTCGCCTCCGCGGTCAGGAAGCGGTTTCCGCACTTGAGACATAGGCGACCGCGGCGAAACCAACGAACATCTGTATGATCGCGGTTGAACCAACGCTGACCCGACTCGACGAAGTAATCCACCTCTTTCGTTGGCACAGCTTTGCACGTGGTTATCACTTCGCATTTTGGGCACCACATATCGGTGCCGCCGCTAGGTATTTTGGACATAGGAATTATGTTTGGTTATGTGGAGGACTGGCTATTTGTCTATGGTCAATTCTTGATCCAGAACCGCGAAGTTTCGACGATAGCTCGAAACGTCCTCAACGGCGTCCGGCGTCAATGCCGTGATTTTGGCCAATCGGCGAAGATACCATTTTGCAGGATCGTGGACTGATCGGGAGATATAGACCTTCCGCTGTCCCTTGCTTGGAATGGCGCACTTAACAAACCGGACGAAATCACGGACAGGAAATATGAAGATATCGCGCTGATAGCCGATATCGGCTGCCAGTATTAGCACGATGAAGAAATCGGAGTGATCCAGGTACCCCTCGAACTCGTCTTCTCGAAAAAAGCGCCAGGATGTGTAATCGAACAGCGCACGTTCCCAGCGCGAGCCAACCGGATAGAGTTTGCCGTACTTGACTTGCACTTCGCGATAACGCGGTCGGTTTCGGTGTCGCCTTCGAAGGATGAGATCCACTTTATCAACGTCGAGAAAGCGCGTGTAGGGATTCCAGCCGTTCTCGAAGAATTCGAATTTGGCATAGGTCTCACCAAGTATTTCGTAATGGCCGGCGCCACGTCGAACCTCTGGTGAGAGGAGAGGTGTCGGTTGGTCGGCCATCGCGTTGAGCTTAACAATTAGAGCAAATTACGATTCACGCTAATGGTCCTCACGAGCGGAGCTTCGCGGACAGCGCGTGTAGGCTCAGGACATTGAATCCAAAAGCGCGTCCCGCTGCATCTCACAGGAAAGGCCAACCCTATGATCCAGGATTTTCGTTTCGCTTTCCGGCAGCTTATCAAGACGCCGGGATTTACCACTGTCGCGGTCATCACCCTGGCGCTCGCCATTGGAGTGAACTCGGCGATTTTCGCCCTCATCAACGGCGTGGTCCTCCGGCCCATGGTGCCGGTGAAACCGGAGGAAGTGGTCAACGTCTTCACCGCCCGGCAAAGCGCGAACCACGATTACCGGCAGTTTTCCTACAACGAATTTCGCGAGCTGCGCGAGAACGCGAAAGAAGTGTTCGCCGACGTGGCGGCGCTCCAGTTCACGGTCGCCGGCATCGGGGCGGAGCACGAGATGCGGCGCAGCTTTGCTTTCCTGACTTCGGAGAATTTTTTCACGATGATGGGCGTCCAGCCATTTCGCGGGCGTTTCTACAACGCCGAAGAATGCAAACCGAACGCGAATCTTCCCGTGGTCGTGGCCAGTTACGGGTTCTGGAAACGAATGGGTAGCCGCCCGGATTTTGTCGGCAGCGAGCTCCAGATCAACGGGCAGCCCTACACCGTGATCGGAATCTCGCCGGACGGGTTCAGCGGGATCAGCGCGCTCATCGCCCCCGATATCTGGGTGCCGCTCGGGATGTTTTCGAAAATCGGCTCCGCCTTTAGCGACACGGATGTCGCCACCGACCTGGCGCAGCCAAAAAATTACACGCTTAATTTGTCCGCCCGGCTTCGGCCTGAGCTGACGCTGGAGACCGCGAAAACGCGCCTGCCGGTTCTAAGCCAGCGTTTCAACGCGATCCAGCCGCCGGACGCCGAGTTCGCGCGTGAGCTCCAAATTCAAAAGCCGTCCCGGTTCAGTCTCAGCACCGGTCCGGAAGATGATGGCCCGATTGCCTTGATCGCGACGCTCCTCATGGGAATGGCGGGCGCGGTCCTCCTCATCGCGAGCCTGAACCTGGCGAACATGCTTCTGGCCCGCGGGACCTCACGCGCGAAAGAGATTGCGGTCCGGATCGCGATCGGGGCGTCGCGCTGGCGGATCGTGCGTCAGTTGCTCTGCGAAGGATTACTTCTCGCGATTGCCGGCGGTGCGGTGGGCCTGGCCGTGAGCGTCTGGTGCAACGGCCTCATGTTGCAGTCGCTCGGACGAATGCTCGGCTCCCTCAACTTTTCGTTCGTCGCCGATCTCCATCCGAGCGTGACGGTGCTTTCAGTGACCTTCCTCTTTTGCCTGCTGGCCACTTTACTCTTCAGTCTCGGGCCTGCCTTGAAGGCGACGAAGACCGATCTGGTGAACGACTTGAAACAACAGGTCGGCGAACCGGCGCGGATCGGGCGGCTCAGCCGGTTCTTCGCGCCGCGCCACATTTCGGTCATGGCCCAGATCGCCTTGTCGCTCATGCTCCTCTTTGCCGCCGGTTTGTTCTTCCGCGGTGCACTCAAGGCCGGCGGGCTCGATCCGGGATTTGTCGCGGCCGGCGATCTCGTGACGGAACTGGATTTTTCGCTCGTGAAAAAAGAGCCGGCGGAAGCGAAGCGGCTCATGTTCACGGCAATTCAACGTGCGCGCGAGTTGCCCGGAGTCCAGGCGGCGGCGATCGGAACGATGTTGCCCTACGGCAACTTCACCAATACCCGCCGGATCATGTCCACCCGCGAAACGATGCCAACCGATCCGAAAGCGCCGGACCCGGGAGCGGGCGCTTTGTTTACTGCCACGACGCCAGGTTACTTCGACGCAATCGGCGTGCGGATTCTCCGCGGCCGCGATTTCACCCAGGCCGAAGCGGAGAACAAGCAGGCGCCGCGGGTCGCGATCATTGACGAATCCATGGCGAAGAAGCTGTTCCCGAACACGGACGCCATAGGCCAGCACGTTCGTTACACGCAGGCGCCGCGGGACGGTTCGCCTAACGACTTCGAAGTGGTCGGCGTGGTCGGCACCCATCGCCACGATGTCCAGAACGACACGCTGCTCCGCCGCATTTTCGTGCCCCTGGCCGTGGCGCAAAGCGGCAATGTTTATCTCCACGTGCGGATCGCGAGCAAAGACCGGCGCGCGGTCGCGGCGATGATTCCGACCGTTCGCCAGATGCTGCGCACAGTCGATCCGGACCTGCCGATCCTCGGTATCGCGCCGTTTGTCGATCTCATGGAAAAAAGCGTTGGGCTTTGGATCGTGCGCCTCGGTGCGGTTCTGTTTGGTGTTTTTGGCGGCATCGCGCTGCTCCTCGCGGTGGTCGGCGTCTACGGCGTGAAGGCCTACGCGGTCGCGTGCCGGACCCGCGAGATCGGAATCCGAATGGCGCTCGGCGCGAGACGCAGCGACGTCTTCGGTTTGATCATGCGCCAGGGCGCGATGCAGACCGGGCTTGCGGTTGTATTCGGATTGCTTCTGGCGCTGGCGGTAGGTCGGGTGCTTTCCCAGATTCTCTACGAAGTAAGCCCCAACGATCCGTTCGCGCTCCTCGCTTCGAGTGTGATGCTCGCGTTTGCGTCGCTCCTCGCCTGTTTCTTTCCCGCGCAACGCGCGACGAGAGTCACCCCGATGACGGCGCTCAGGACGGAGTAGGTGTTGGTTTTTGTTTTGGTAGGGACGCCGCGCTGCGGCGTCCGAGTGCCAAACGTTGCAACGGCGGACGGCGCAGCGCGCCGTCCCTACCATGCGCGGCTACAGAAGAATTAGCCTTGGCGCGCGGCGGCCAATTCCGCTTCCAGTTTTTGCTGGCGCTCGTTCAGGCTTTGCAAGCGCAGCTGCCAACGATGCAACTGGATGCTGAGCTGATTGATGTAGCTCGTGATCTCGGTCCGTTGCGACTCGTTTTCCTTCAACTGATGCTGGAGATCGGAAATGCGGACCGCATTCTCGGCCGCGGCCACGATAGTCGCTTTCGGAACGGTGGTCGGCTTGCCGCATTTCTGGCAGGTCAGGGTCATCCCGGCTGCAGCCGCATCGACGACGTAGGAGGTGGCGCAGTTCGAGCAGGCGAACACGATGTCGCTGCTCGGCGCCTGGATGGAAGTAGTCGAGCCGCCCGTGGGTTGCATGGACCGGAGAATTAAGCAGAACACATACCGGAATTTCGGAGAAAGTCTGCGGATTATCCGCTGGTTTGGGCGACTCGGCCAAGGAAAAGGAGAGGTGTGACACACAGGCACCATCTGCGCTGGATTTCGCGACACGATGTCCCGTTTTACGGACAAACGCCTATTCGGTCCAATAGTATAACTGCCTTTACAATAGTTACTTACGTTGCCGAGACGTGATCGGAATATGGATTGCTAAAAGAAGCGCGAACCATTTCTCGGTTCACGAAAGGATTTTTCTAATTATGGCTAAAGTCTTAGGTATCGATTTGGGGACGACGAACTCCTGTATGTCTGTCATGGAGGGCGGCGATCCTGTTGTTTTGGAGAACAGCGAAGGCGCGCGCACCACGCCGTCGATCGTCGCGTTCGCGAAGAACGGCGAGCGGCTCGTCGGTCAGGCCGCGAAACGCCAGGCGGTGACCAACCCGGCCAACACAGTTTTTTCCATCAAGCGGTTCATGGGCCGCAAGTTTGATGAAGTTCGCGAGGAAGAGCATCGCGTGCCGTACAAAGTCGTGAAGGCGGCCAACGGCGACGCCCACGTGCAGGTGGAAGTGAACGGCGAGAAGAAGACTTTTTCGCCGCCGGAAGTTTCCGCGATGATTCTCGCGAAGTTGAAAGCAGACGCGGAAGCAAAGCTCGGCGAGAAAATCACGCAGGCCGTCATCACCGTGCCGGCCTACTTCAACGACTCACAGCGCAACGCGACCAAGGACGCGGGCAAGATTGCCGGCCTCGAAGTGCTCCGCATTATCAACGAACCGACGGCGGCTTCG carries:
- a CDS encoding ABC transporter permease, with protein sequence MIQDFRFAFRQLIKTPGFTTVAVITLALAIGVNSAIFALINGVVLRPMVPVKPEEVVNVFTARQSANHDYRQFSYNEFRELRENAKEVFADVAALQFTVAGIGAEHEMRRSFAFLTSENFFTMMGVQPFRGRFYNAEECKPNANLPVVVASYGFWKRMGSRPDFVGSELQINGQPYTVIGISPDGFSGISALIAPDIWVPLGMFSKIGSAFSDTDVATDLAQPKNYTLNLSARLRPELTLETAKTRLPVLSQRFNAIQPPDAEFARELQIQKPSRFSLSTGPEDDGPIALIATLLMGMAGAVLLIASLNLANMLLARGTSRAKEIAVRIAIGASRWRIVRQLLCEGLLLAIAGGAVGLAVSVWCNGLMLQSLGRMLGSLNFSFVADLHPSVTVLSVTFLFCLLATLLFSLGPALKATKTDLVNDLKQQVGEPARIGRLSRFFAPRHISVMAQIALSLMLLFAAGLFFRGALKAGGLDPGFVAAGDLVTELDFSLVKKEPAEAKRLMFTAIQRARELPGVQAAAIGTMLPYGNFTNTRRIMSTRETMPTDPKAPDPGAGALFTATTPGYFDAIGVRILRGRDFTQAEAENKQAPRVAIIDESMAKKLFPNTDAIGQHVRYTQAPRDGSPNDFEVVGVVGTHRHDVQNDTLLRRIFVPLAVAQSGNVYLHVRIASKDRRAVAAMIPTVRQMLRTVDPDLPILGIAPFVDLMEKSVGLWIVRLGAVLFGVFGGIALLLAVVGVYGVKAYAVACRTREIGIRMALGARRSDVFGLIMRQGAMQTGLAVVFGLLLALAVGRVLSQILYEVSPNDPFALLASSVMLAFASLLACFFPAQRATRVTPMTALRTE